TATGTGATAGTGCCGCCTCAAAGGAGGACACTATCGATGCGCATCAATCAACTCAAAAAGACCTTGAAGTCTGGCGGAGTCGCCCTCGGCACGCTGCTGTGGGACACACGAAGCCGTGGTGTACTACACACGCTCTCCCAAGCCGGGATGGACTACGTCATGATTTGTACTGAACACTCTGCATACAATCTTGAGACTGTCGTCGATATGGTTGCCCATGCCCACTCCGCAGGAATTTCACCAATTGTGCGTATTCCTGATTTGGATTATCAACATGTGACTCGCTTGCTCGACTGCGGTTGTCAGAGCCTCATCTTGCCACACGTCAAAAGCGGCGCAGAAGTCCGCCGCTTCATCGAAATGGCCAAGTATCATCCTGAAGGCAAACGTGGCATGGCAATTCTGATGGGCGCCAATACAGAATATGAAGATGTTGATC
The genomic region above belongs to Deltaproteobacteria bacterium and contains:
- a CDS encoding 2-dehydro-3-deoxyglucarate aldolase; translation: MRINQLKKTLKSGGVALGTLLWDTRSRGVLHTLSQAGMDYVMICTEHSAYNLETVVDMVAHAHSAGISPIVRIPDLDYQHVTRLLDCGCQSLILPHVKSGAEVRRFIEMAKYHPEGKRGMAILMGANTEYEDVDPAVAMKHANDNTLLSVIVETKEALDNIDEILTPGIDLVLVGYQDLAQSLGVPGQYDNPDLRKAQSHVLQLCKQRGIATAGAVNRPENMKAVVDSGAQYLLYGTDLILMRREAQRAAEALAPLRKR